In one window of Harpia harpyja isolate bHarHar1 chromosome 11, bHarHar1 primary haplotype, whole genome shotgun sequence DNA:
- the DOHH gene encoding deoxyhypusine hydroxylase — MVTEQEVEAIGRTLVDVAQPLPARFRALFTLRSLGGRTAVDWISRAFGDSSALLKHELAYCLGQMQDEAAIPVLTRVLEDTGQEPMVRHEAGEALGAIGNPKVLDILKRYSEDPVVEVAETCQLAVRRLEWLQENKQEPGASPYLSVDPAPPAEETDVAKLRETLLDESRMLFDRYRAMFALRNLGGQAAVLALADGLRSGSALFRHEIGYVLGQMQDEACVPQLTAALRSRTESPMVRHECAEALGSIARPSCLETLRAFAHDEERVVRESCEVALDMYEYENGTQFQYADGLCKLQASA; from the exons ATGGTGACCGAGCAGGAGGTGGAAGCCATCGGCCGGACGCTGGTGGACGTggcccagcccctgcccgcccggttCCGGGCCCTCTTCACCCTGCGGAGCCTGGGCGGCCGCACCGCCGTGGACTGGATCAGCCGGGCCTTTGGGGACAGCTCTGCGCTGCTGAAGCATGAGCTGGCCTACTGCCTGGGCCAGATGCAGGACGAAGCAGCCATCCCCGTGCTCACCCGGGTGCTGGAGGACACCGGCCAGGAGCCCATGGTCAGGCACGAGGCGG GTGAAGCCCTGGGTGCTATCGGGAATCCCAAGGTGCTGGATATCCTGAAACGCTATTCAGAGGATCCCGTGGTTGAG GTGGCGGAGACGTGTCAGCTGGCAGTGAGGAGGCTGGAGTGGCTGCAGGAGAACAAGCAGGAGCCGGGCGCCAGCCCCTACCTCTCCGTGGATCCTGCTCCCCCTGCTGAGGAGACGGACGTCGCCAAACTCCGCGAAACCCTCCTGGATGAGTCACGCATGCTGTTCGACCGCTACAGGGCCATGTTTGCCCTGCGAAACCTGGGGGGCCAGGCTGCTGTGCTGGCGCTGGCGGATG GACTGCGCTCCGGCAGCGCCCTCTTCCGCCATGAGATCGGCTACGTGCTGGGCCAGATGCAGGATGAGGCCTGCGTCCCGCAGCTGACAGCCGCGCTGCGCAGCCGCACCGAGAGCCCCATGGTGCGCCACGAGTGCGCCGAGGCCCTGGGCTCCATCGCCCGCCCCTCCTGCCTGGAGACCCTGCGTGCCTTTGCCCATGACGAGGAGCGGGTGGTGCGGGAGAGCTGCGAGGTGGCGCTGGACATGTACGAGTACGAGAACGGCACCCAGTTCCAGTACGCCGACGGGCTCTGCAAGCTGCAGGCCTCCGCCTGA
- the SMIM24 gene encoding LOW QUALITY PROTEIN: small integral membrane protein 24 (The sequence of the model RefSeq protein was modified relative to this genomic sequence to represent the inferred CDS: deleted 1 base in 1 codon), whose product KLLVGPGCRERRLRSAPAAAWERSPSRGAGSGRAPALCQPPPKMPRTSQPLSLLVLLVLAATARGQGGAGPKELQPWLISLTAVVVFLFIVFVLLLINRLWQIRMRRKQGGLQETQGTDRLEHAGCANPAAEKDSDGESDGEEQSKATSL is encoded by the exons AAGCTGCTCGTTGGCCCGGGGTGCAGAGAGCGGCGCCTGCGCTCGGCCCCAGCAGCGGCGTGGGAGAGGAGCCCATCTCGGGGTGCAGGATCCGGCCgtgccccagccctctgccagcCTCCCCCT AAAATGCCGAGGACTTCGCAGCCCCTCTCGCTCCTGGTCCTGCTCGTCCTCGCTGCCACTGCCCGGGGACAGGGTG GCGCCGGCCCCaaggagctgcagccctggctcATCAGCCTCACGGCCGTCGTCGTCTTCCTCTTCATCGTCTTTGTGCTCCTGCTCATCAACCGGCTCTGGCAGATCAGGATGCGCAG GAAGCAGGGCGGCCTCCAGGAGACCCAGGGGACTGACAG GCTGGAGCACGCCGGCTGCGCCAACCCGGCGGCCGAGAAGGACAGCGATGGGGAGAGCGACGGCGAGGAGCAGAGCAAGGCCACGTCCCTCTGA
- the SMIM44 gene encoding small integral membrane protein 44 isoform X2, with translation MALAGGTPLPSTGGAWGSRHLLQSPPEEDGVLYVDYKPPALDSIRLPRYVLYLMMAATLVLVVAYAIVGHLIKDLVHDFADWAFGPKPEEEKAVMAEGTVPEVEWLEEDGVLVEGKPEGEGAGTLPGMEIPLGLLTTAPRSSISFADSHKKRFF, from the exons ATGGCCCTGGCGGGGGGCACCCCACTCCCCAGCACCGGGGGGGCGTGGGGTTCACGGCACTTGCTGCAatctccccctgaggaggacgggGTGCTGTACGTGGACTACAAGCCCCCCGCCTTGGACAGCATCCGCCTGCCCCGATATGTCCTTTACCTGATGATGGCGGCCACcctggtgctggtggtggcaTACGCCATTGTGGGGCATCTCATCAAGGACTTGGTGCACGACTTCGCTG ACTGGGCGTTCGGGCCGAAgccagaggaggagaaggcggtGATGGCCGAGGGGACCGTGCCGGAGGTGGAGTGGCTGGAGGAGGACGGGGTGCTGGTAGAGGGGAAGCCGGAGGGTGAAGGCGCCGGCACCCTGCCCGGCATGGAGATCCCACTGGGGCTGCTCACCACCGCCCCGCGCAGCTCCATCTCCTTCGCCGACTCCCACAAGAAGAGGTTTTTCTAG
- the SMIM44 gene encoding small integral membrane protein 44 isoform X1 has translation MFSHRFRVSSCYGVSCPPSLNLCSLWVIGRTQPALPSFGVSLHPSLSPAGDGAGQWDMPFPPCHFIGVRQLLAPCWELIRTRAVARCQHFLPVFASVFVPAYCPGYSKPCSLLFSGVSTDWAFGPKPEEEKAVMAEGTVPEVEWLEEDGVLVEGKPEGEGAGTLPGMEIPLGLLTTAPRSSISFADSHKKRFF, from the exons ATGTTTTCACACCGTTTCAGAGTCAGCAGCTGTTACGGGGTTTCTTGCCCCCCTTCCCTCAACCTCTGTAGCCTCTGGGTGATAGGCAGGACCCAGCCGGCACTGCCAAGCTTTGGGGTGTCTCTGCACCCTTCTCTGTCCCCTGCGGGCGATGGGGCAGGGCAGTGGGACATGCCATTTCCCCCTTGCCACTTTATCGGTGTAAGGCAGCTGCTGGCTCCATGCTGGGAGCTTATCAGGACGCGGGCTGTGGCACGCTGCCAGCATTTTTTGCCGGTGTTTGCCAGTGTGTTTGTCCCTGCGTATTGCCCCGGCTACTCCAAGCCTTGCTCTCTGCTGTTCTCCGGCGTTTCCACAG ACTGGGCGTTCGGGCCGAAgccagaggaggagaaggcggtGATGGCCGAGGGGACCGTGCCGGAGGTGGAGTGGCTGGAGGAGGACGGGGTGCTGGTAGAGGGGAAGCCGGAGGGTGAAGGCGCCGGCACCCTGCCCGGCATGGAGATCCCACTGGGGCTGCTCACCACCGCCCCGCGCAGCTCCATCTCCTTCGCCGACTCCCACAAGAAGAGGTTTTTCTAG
- the LOC128148370 gene encoding uncharacterized protein LOC128148370, which translates to MQERLLVLLCALARRRRAGGRRAMAGAGAGAWDGPQRRAWLRHYYSQRQKRLMTLLIARRRRTSCYFYPRAWPSVRSADWWERVVLKEFGPQDWLEKFRMSKETFFYVCNQLRPGLAPHSAHFHPTLPLEKRVAVALWHLATNVEYQTLSPLFGVGPSTVQTCVREVSYAVVLLLKPLYLRLPNEKELENMVRIFRTRWGFPHCIGALDSLHIPIHPPLRLSADYCNGQGWHSILTQATVDGLGQFWDVSTAFPGSMENSAVLESSSLWVLAKEGRLCPNPPKHFMGKAQKYVLLGDATYPLQDWILKPYQEDENLTQRQLQFNYRLKRAHSVIENAFLRLKARWQILLKCDDCSLELLPTLVLACCILHNVCEAHDNPFNEEWLEGTEPTELPKPCQPAPAAMEDGRAEQVRELMCQYFESCGEG; encoded by the exons ATGCAGGAgcggctgctggtgctgctgtgcgCGctggcgcggcggcggcgggcgggcgggcggcgggccatggccggagccggagccggggcctGGGACGGGCCGCAGCGGCGCGCCTGGCTCCGGCACTACTACAGCCAGCGGCAGAAGCGCCTCATGACG CTCCTGATCGCTCGCCGGAGGAGAACCAGCTGCTACTTCTACCCCCGCGCCTGGCCCAGCGTCAGGAGCGCAGACTGGTGGGAGCGGGTGGTCCTGAAGGAGTTTGGACCCCAGGACTGGCTGGAGAAGTTCCGGATGTCCAAGGAGACCTTCTTCTATGTCTGCAACCAGCTGCGGCCTGGACTGGCTCCGCACAGCGCCCACTTCCACCCCACCCTGCCCCTGGAGAAGAGGGTGGCCGTGGCCCTGTGGCACTTGGCCACCAACGTAGAGTACCAGACTCTCAGCCCGCTCTTTGGCGTGGGGCCCTCCACGGTGCAGACGTGCGTCCGGGAGGTGAGCTACGCCGTCGTCTTGCTGCTGAAGCCCCTCTACCTCCGGCTGCCCAAcgagaaggagctggagaacATGGTGCGCATCTTCCGCACCCGCTGGGGCTTCCCACACTGCATCGGCGCCCTGGACAGCCTTCACATCCCCATCCACCCGCCCCTGCGCCTCAGCGCCGACTACTGCAACGGCCAGGGCTGGCACTCCATCCTGACGCAGGCCACCGTGGACGGGCTGGGCCAGTTTTGGGACGTCTCCACCGCTTTCCCCGGCAGCATGGAGAACAGCGCGGTCCTGGAGAGCTCCAGCCTGTGGGTGCTGGCCAAGGAGGGCCGGCTGTGCCCCAACCCACCCAAGCACTTCATGGGGAAGGCACAGAAGTACGTGCTGCTGGGCGATGCCACCTACCCCTTGCAAGACTGGATCCTCAAGCCCTACCAGGAGGATGAGAACCTCACCCAGCGGCAGCTGCAGTTCAACTACCGCCTGAAGCGGGCACACAGCGTGATCGAGAACGCCTTCCTGCGCCTGAAGGCACGCTGGCAGATCCTCCTGAAGTGCGACGACTGCAGCCTGGAGCTGCTGCCCACCCTCGTCCTCGCCTGCTGCATCCTGCACAACGTCTGTGAAGCCCACGACAACCCCTTCAACGAGGAGTGGCTGGAGGGCACTGAACCGACCGAGTTGCCCAAGCCCTGCCAGCCCGCACCTGCCGCCATGGAGGACGGCCGGGCCGAGCAAGTGCGCGAGCTGATGTGCCAGTACTTCGAGAGCTGTGGGGAGGGCTGA